Proteins co-encoded in one Diprion similis isolate iyDipSimi1 chromosome 13, iyDipSimi1.1, whole genome shotgun sequence genomic window:
- the LOC124414012 gene encoding C-1-tetrahydrofolate synthase, cytoplasmic isoform X2, with protein MDLPETRGVVLSGTELAKEIRAAITQDVKAMQSKLPKFAPGLAIVQVGGREDSNVYIRMKIKAASEIGIDANHVKLPNTTTETELINRINKLNDDPNVHGIIVQMPLDSVNKIDSHLITDTVSPAKDVDGLNTINEGRVAIGDMSGFLPCTPNGCIELIKKSGVPISGAQAVVLGRSKIVGTPVAELLKWQNATVTVCHSRTKDLPKVVSQADILVVGIGQPEMVKGSWIKPGAVVIDCGINSIPDPTKKSGQRLVGDVAYAEASKVASYITPVPGGVGPMTVAMLMKNTVISALRSAEKLLSSTWSFKALPLKRVEPIPNDITISRSQEPKNVGVLAEEIGLSPSEYSLYGNKKAKISLRVLERLKDQENGKYVVVAGITPTPLGEGKSTTTLGLVQALSAHKGRNSFATLRQPSQGPTFGVKGGAAGGGYSQVIPMEEFNLHLTGDIHAVGAANNLLAAQIDARYFHESTQSDKALFDRLVPTVKGERKFSKIQLRRLEKIGIKKTDPNSLTEEEQRRFARLDIDPENITWTRVVDLNDRFLRKITIGQSPTEKGKSRETSFCISVGSEIMAILALSTNVEDMKNRLANIVVGFSKSGEPLTADDFGATGAMAVLLKDAIEPTLMQSIEGTPVLVHAGPFANIAHGCSSIIADAIGLKLVGSNGFVVTEAGFGSDIGMEKFFDIKCRTSGHVPNAVVLVTTVRALKMHGGGPAVTPGAPLKPQYVTENLELIKKGLPNLIKHISNGTKFGVPVVVAINSHATDTEAELNLIKEAALATGASDAVICTHWAKGGEGAVELADAVIAATKKPSDFKLLYDLNTGIEAKINIIAKEMYGAGQVVLVDKVKQKIEEYTKLGYDKLPLCMAKTSNSLTGDAAIKGAPTGFTLEITDIFVSVGAGFVVPMVGEIMRMPGLPTRPSIYDMDWNGETDEIEGLF; from the exons ATGGATCTGCCCGAAACACGTGGCGTCGTGCTATCCGGCACAGAATTAGCCAA AGAAATCCGCGCCGCCATAACTCAAGATGTAAAAGCGATGCAATCAAAGCTACCGAAATTCGCACCTGGTTTAGCAATTGTCCAAGTTGGCGGGAGGGAAGATTCGAACGTTTACAtacgtatgaaaataaaagctgCGAGTGAAATCGGGATCGATGCGAATCACGTTAAATTACCAAACACAACTACAGAAACtgaattaattaatcgtaTAAACAAACTTAACGACGATCCAAACGTTCATGGAATAATTGTTCAAATGCCACTCGATTCCGTAAACAAAATCGACTCTCATCTGATCACCGACACAGTTTCACCCGCGAAAGACGTCGACGG ATTGAATACAATCAATGAGGGTCGTGTGGCGATCGGAGATATGAGTGGATTTTTACCGTGTACTCCGAACGGTTGTATCGAGCTAATAAAAAA GAGCGGAGTGCCAATATCAGGAGCACAGGCAGTCGTTTTGGGGCGAAGTAAAATAGTCGGAACGCCGGTAGCAGAACTGCTAAAATGGCAGAATGCAACGGTGACTGTTTGTCATTCGAGGACCAAGGATCTACCGAAAGTT gtcTCTCAGGCAGACATTCTTGTCGTCGGCATAGGTCAGCCAGAAATGGTCAAAGGATCGTGGATAAAACCTGGCGCAGTTGTAATCGACTGCGGCATAAATAGCATACCAG ATCCCACAAAGAAGAGCGGTCAACGATTGGTAGGAGACGTAGCTTACGCAGAGGCGTCCAAAGTTGCGTCATACATAACGCCGGTGCCAGGTGGTGTGGGTCCGATGACGGTTGCAATGCTGATGAAAAACACTGTGATTTCGGCGCTTCGCTCCGCAGAAAAACTGCTCAGTTCAACATGGAGCTTTAAGGCGCTGCCGCTGAAGAGAGTCGAACCGATACCAAACGACATAACGATATCGAGGAGCCAAGAGCCAAAGAACGTTGGCGTATTGGCGGAGGAGATCGGTCTTAGTCCCAGCGAGTACAGCCTCTACGGCAACAAAAAGGCCAAGATAAGCCTGCGAGTTCTGGAACGCTTGAAGGACCAGGAGAATGGAAAGTACGTAGTGGTCGCCGGTATAACTCCGACTCCGCTGGGCGAGGGCAAGAGTACGACGACTCTCGGTCTCGTCCAGGCTCTGTCGGCGCACAAGGGAAGAAACTCGTTCGCTACGCTTCGTCAGCCCAGCCAGGGTCCGACATTTGGAGTAAAAGGAGGAGCCGCGGGTGGAGGATACTCGCAGGTGATACCGATGGAGGAATTCAATCTCCACTTAACAGGGGATATCCATGCGGTCGGAGCGGCGAATAATCTTTTGGCGGCACAGATAGATGCCAGATATTTCCACGAGAGTACGCAATCGGATAAAGCGCTCTTCGACAGGCTCGTACCGACCGTTaaaggagagagaaagttCTCAAAGATTCAACTCCGCAggcttgaaaaaattgggaTCAAGAAGACTGATCCTAACTCGTTGACCGAGGAGGAACAACGGCGATTCGCAAGGCTGGATATCGATCCTGAAAATATCACTTGGACCAGAG TCGTCGATCTGAACGATCGATTCCTCCGCAAGATAACGATAGGTCAGAGTCCCACCGAGAAGGGAAAAAGCAGAGAGACGTCCTTCTGCATATCGGTTGGCTCGGAAATAATGGCTATTCTAGCGCTTTCGACCAACGTCGAGGACATGAAGAATCGTCTGGCGAACATCGTGGTTGGTTTCAGCAAGAGCGGAGAGCCTCTCACCGCCGATGACttt GGAGCCACTGGTGCAATGGCTGTCCTGCTGAAGGATGCCATCGAGCCGACGTTGATGCAGTCGATAGAAGGAACGCCGGTGCTGGTGCACGCTGGACCGTTTGCAAATATAGCGCATGGTTGTTCGTCGATAATAGCAGACGCAATTGGACTGAAATTAGTCGGGTCGAACGGATTTGTAGTGACGGAGGCTGGTTTCGGCTCAGACATTGGGATGGAGAAATTCTTTGACATAAAGTGTCGCACTTCGGGACACGTTCCTAACGCTGTTGTACTAGTGACGACTGTCAGGGCTCTAAAAATGCACGGAGGAGGTCCTGCGGTCACTCCAGGAGCGCCGTTGAAGCCCCAATACGTTACGGAGAACTTGGAGCTAATCAAAAAGGGTTTGCCGAATCTCATAAAGCACATCAGCAATGGAACTAAGTTTGGAGTTCCTGTTGTAGTGGCGATCAATAGTCACGC GACCGACACGGAAGCAGAATTGAATTTGATCAAGGAAGCCGCTTTGGCTACAGGTGCATCGGATGCAGTGATTTGCACTCACTGGGCGAAAGGAGGAGAAGGCGCGGTAGAATTAGCCGACGCAGTTATTGCTGCCACTAAAAAGCCGAGTGACTTCAAGCTACTGTACGATCTTAACACTGGAATCGAAGCGAAGATAAATATCATTGCGAAAGAAATGTACGGCGCTGGTCAAGTCGTTCTAGTCGATAAG GTGAAGCAGAAAATTGAAGAGTACACTAAACTTGGCTACGACAAGCTGCCTTTATGCATGGCTAAGACTTCGAATTCTCTTACCGGCGACGCTGCGATAAAGGGAGCTCCGACTGGATTCACCCTGGAGATAACGGACATATTTGTATCGGTCGGTGCAGGATTTGTCGTCCCTATGGTGGGCGAG ATTATGAGGATGCCCGGTTTACCGACTAGACCCAGCATCTATGACATGGATTGGAACGGCGAAACGGACGAGATAGAAGGATTGTTTTAG
- the LOC124414012 gene encoding C-1-tetrahydrofolate synthase, cytoplasmic isoform X1 produces the protein MGRLLQVSKRLLSFKIINRRKMDLPETRGVVLSGTELAKEIRAAITQDVKAMQSKLPKFAPGLAIVQVGGREDSNVYIRMKIKAASEIGIDANHVKLPNTTTETELINRINKLNDDPNVHGIIVQMPLDSVNKIDSHLITDTVSPAKDVDGLNTINEGRVAIGDMSGFLPCTPNGCIELIKKSGVPISGAQAVVLGRSKIVGTPVAELLKWQNATVTVCHSRTKDLPKVVSQADILVVGIGQPEMVKGSWIKPGAVVIDCGINSIPDPTKKSGQRLVGDVAYAEASKVASYITPVPGGVGPMTVAMLMKNTVISALRSAEKLLSSTWSFKALPLKRVEPIPNDITISRSQEPKNVGVLAEEIGLSPSEYSLYGNKKAKISLRVLERLKDQENGKYVVVAGITPTPLGEGKSTTTLGLVQALSAHKGRNSFATLRQPSQGPTFGVKGGAAGGGYSQVIPMEEFNLHLTGDIHAVGAANNLLAAQIDARYFHESTQSDKALFDRLVPTVKGERKFSKIQLRRLEKIGIKKTDPNSLTEEEQRRFARLDIDPENITWTRVVDLNDRFLRKITIGQSPTEKGKSRETSFCISVGSEIMAILALSTNVEDMKNRLANIVVGFSKSGEPLTADDFGATGAMAVLLKDAIEPTLMQSIEGTPVLVHAGPFANIAHGCSSIIADAIGLKLVGSNGFVVTEAGFGSDIGMEKFFDIKCRTSGHVPNAVVLVTTVRALKMHGGGPAVTPGAPLKPQYVTENLELIKKGLPNLIKHISNGTKFGVPVVVAINSHATDTEAELNLIKEAALATGASDAVICTHWAKGGEGAVELADAVIAATKKPSDFKLLYDLNTGIEAKINIIAKEMYGAGQVVLVDKVKQKIEEYTKLGYDKLPLCMAKTSNSLTGDAAIKGAPTGFTLEITDIFVSVGAGFVVPMVGEIMRMPGLPTRPSIYDMDWNGETDEIEGLF, from the exons aattataAATCGAAGGAAAATGGATCTGCCCGAAACACGTGGCGTCGTGCTATCCGGCACAGAATTAGCCAA AGAAATCCGCGCCGCCATAACTCAAGATGTAAAAGCGATGCAATCAAAGCTACCGAAATTCGCACCTGGTTTAGCAATTGTCCAAGTTGGCGGGAGGGAAGATTCGAACGTTTACAtacgtatgaaaataaaagctgCGAGTGAAATCGGGATCGATGCGAATCACGTTAAATTACCAAACACAACTACAGAAACtgaattaattaatcgtaTAAACAAACTTAACGACGATCCAAACGTTCATGGAATAATTGTTCAAATGCCACTCGATTCCGTAAACAAAATCGACTCTCATCTGATCACCGACACAGTTTCACCCGCGAAAGACGTCGACGG ATTGAATACAATCAATGAGGGTCGTGTGGCGATCGGAGATATGAGTGGATTTTTACCGTGTACTCCGAACGGTTGTATCGAGCTAATAAAAAA GAGCGGAGTGCCAATATCAGGAGCACAGGCAGTCGTTTTGGGGCGAAGTAAAATAGTCGGAACGCCGGTAGCAGAACTGCTAAAATGGCAGAATGCAACGGTGACTGTTTGTCATTCGAGGACCAAGGATCTACCGAAAGTT gtcTCTCAGGCAGACATTCTTGTCGTCGGCATAGGTCAGCCAGAAATGGTCAAAGGATCGTGGATAAAACCTGGCGCAGTTGTAATCGACTGCGGCATAAATAGCATACCAG ATCCCACAAAGAAGAGCGGTCAACGATTGGTAGGAGACGTAGCTTACGCAGAGGCGTCCAAAGTTGCGTCATACATAACGCCGGTGCCAGGTGGTGTGGGTCCGATGACGGTTGCAATGCTGATGAAAAACACTGTGATTTCGGCGCTTCGCTCCGCAGAAAAACTGCTCAGTTCAACATGGAGCTTTAAGGCGCTGCCGCTGAAGAGAGTCGAACCGATACCAAACGACATAACGATATCGAGGAGCCAAGAGCCAAAGAACGTTGGCGTATTGGCGGAGGAGATCGGTCTTAGTCCCAGCGAGTACAGCCTCTACGGCAACAAAAAGGCCAAGATAAGCCTGCGAGTTCTGGAACGCTTGAAGGACCAGGAGAATGGAAAGTACGTAGTGGTCGCCGGTATAACTCCGACTCCGCTGGGCGAGGGCAAGAGTACGACGACTCTCGGTCTCGTCCAGGCTCTGTCGGCGCACAAGGGAAGAAACTCGTTCGCTACGCTTCGTCAGCCCAGCCAGGGTCCGACATTTGGAGTAAAAGGAGGAGCCGCGGGTGGAGGATACTCGCAGGTGATACCGATGGAGGAATTCAATCTCCACTTAACAGGGGATATCCATGCGGTCGGAGCGGCGAATAATCTTTTGGCGGCACAGATAGATGCCAGATATTTCCACGAGAGTACGCAATCGGATAAAGCGCTCTTCGACAGGCTCGTACCGACCGTTaaaggagagagaaagttCTCAAAGATTCAACTCCGCAggcttgaaaaaattgggaTCAAGAAGACTGATCCTAACTCGTTGACCGAGGAGGAACAACGGCGATTCGCAAGGCTGGATATCGATCCTGAAAATATCACTTGGACCAGAG TCGTCGATCTGAACGATCGATTCCTCCGCAAGATAACGATAGGTCAGAGTCCCACCGAGAAGGGAAAAAGCAGAGAGACGTCCTTCTGCATATCGGTTGGCTCGGAAATAATGGCTATTCTAGCGCTTTCGACCAACGTCGAGGACATGAAGAATCGTCTGGCGAACATCGTGGTTGGTTTCAGCAAGAGCGGAGAGCCTCTCACCGCCGATGACttt GGAGCCACTGGTGCAATGGCTGTCCTGCTGAAGGATGCCATCGAGCCGACGTTGATGCAGTCGATAGAAGGAACGCCGGTGCTGGTGCACGCTGGACCGTTTGCAAATATAGCGCATGGTTGTTCGTCGATAATAGCAGACGCAATTGGACTGAAATTAGTCGGGTCGAACGGATTTGTAGTGACGGAGGCTGGTTTCGGCTCAGACATTGGGATGGAGAAATTCTTTGACATAAAGTGTCGCACTTCGGGACACGTTCCTAACGCTGTTGTACTAGTGACGACTGTCAGGGCTCTAAAAATGCACGGAGGAGGTCCTGCGGTCACTCCAGGAGCGCCGTTGAAGCCCCAATACGTTACGGAGAACTTGGAGCTAATCAAAAAGGGTTTGCCGAATCTCATAAAGCACATCAGCAATGGAACTAAGTTTGGAGTTCCTGTTGTAGTGGCGATCAATAGTCACGC GACCGACACGGAAGCAGAATTGAATTTGATCAAGGAAGCCGCTTTGGCTACAGGTGCATCGGATGCAGTGATTTGCACTCACTGGGCGAAAGGAGGAGAAGGCGCGGTAGAATTAGCCGACGCAGTTATTGCTGCCACTAAAAAGCCGAGTGACTTCAAGCTACTGTACGATCTTAACACTGGAATCGAAGCGAAGATAAATATCATTGCGAAAGAAATGTACGGCGCTGGTCAAGTCGTTCTAGTCGATAAG GTGAAGCAGAAAATTGAAGAGTACACTAAACTTGGCTACGACAAGCTGCCTTTATGCATGGCTAAGACTTCGAATTCTCTTACCGGCGACGCTGCGATAAAGGGAGCTCCGACTGGATTCACCCTGGAGATAACGGACATATTTGTATCGGTCGGTGCAGGATTTGTCGTCCCTATGGTGGGCGAG ATTATGAGGATGCCCGGTTTACCGACTAGACCCAGCATCTATGACATGGATTGGAACGGCGAAACGGACGAGATAGAAGGATTGTTTTAG